The genomic DNA GGTTCTATCTCGGCAAATACATCAGTTTCTTCCGCCTTTACCCTCAAGGCTTCTTCTCCGATACTTTGTAATTCTTCCCCGGTAAGTATCGTTGTATTGGAAATTCCTACGGACTTGGCAACCTGTCCTGCAATCCATCTATTATCGCCTGTAATCATTTTCAGACGAATACCCAAATCACCTAAGTTACGGACTGTATCCTGTATCCCTGCTTTTGCAGAATCTGAAAAAGCTACGAATCCTAAGAACACCATTTCAGATTCAATTTCATAGTCTACCGGATCGTTCTCTTGAATCTCCTTAATAGAGATCCCGATCATACGATACCCGTCCCGACTAAAGGTTTCGTATACCTTTTGAATGGATTCTAATTCTTTTGATATTGGTCGTATCTGTCCTTGCGGATCTATGTATCGATCACAAATGTCTAAAAGAGGACCGCAGGCACCTTTACAAATTGCCGTACGTTTTCCATCTATCTCAGCGATTATCGTGATCCTTTTTCTATGAAAATCATAAGAGAGTTCTCCTGATTTAGGGACCGTATCCGCTGAGATCGGCCATGCTTTGCTAATCGCTAGATCCATTGGGTTTTGGAAACCGCTCTGTAGGTTAGAGTTGATCGATGCAAATTTTAATACATCTTGGTTTGGATTTCCATTCGGATCTACGCTTGTATGTACTTGGATCACTCCTTCCGTTAGGGTTCCCGTTTTATCGGAGCATAGTACATCCATACTGCCGAAGTTTTCAATTGAGTTCAGACGTTTTACGATCACCTTTTTCTGGCTCATTTGTTTGGCGCCTTTTGCCAAATTTATATTGATGATTGCCGGTAATAATTGAGGTGTGAGTCCGACGGCGATCGCTAATGCGAATAAAAAGGAATCTAAGATCGGTTTTTCCAGTAATATATTGATTCCAAGAATTACCAATACTAAGCCCAAAGTGATTTCAAGTAGAAGGTTACCGAATTTGCGGATCCCTTTTTCGAAATCCGTTTCCGGCTTTCTTTCGTTCAATCGTTTATAGATCTCTCCGAATTGTGTATTTTTCCCTGTAGCATAGATGAGAGCTAAACCGGAACCGCTGACTACATGGGAACCCATGTATAATAAATTGGATCGTTTGGATAAAGCAGTTTCTTCGGGTAACGGTCCAATGGTTTTTTCCACTGGAAAAGTTTCTCCTGTAAAAGCGGCCTCATCTAAAAACAAACGGTCCGAATTAATAAGATAAGCATCTGCAGGTATGATGTCCCCAACTCTTAATCGGATTAAATCACCAGGTACTAATGATTGTGAATCCAATTCGGATTCAACGTTATCCCTGATCGTAGACGCGTTTAATCTAACCATGGACAATAAGGAATGTAGTGAATCACTCGCGCTCTTCTCCTGCCAGTAACCTAGTACACTACTTAATAAAACGATACATTGGATGATGATCCCATCCGTTGGGTCGCGCAGGAACCATGACAAGGCCGACGCAAAAAGTAAAATGATAGTGATTGGGTTTGCAAATTGTCTTAGGAACAATACGATCCCGGCGACTTTTTGGCCAGAACCGAAACTATTTTTCCCGTAGATTCCCAATCGTTTTCTGGCTTCGGATTTGTCGAGGCCACTCTGCCCGGAACCGATTTCAGAGAACATCTTCTCCGAAGTATAAGTCCAGTAATTGGGGGATATTTTCCGGGATTCCATTCTCTTAGGTTGAGATCCCAGGATTCTTAGAAAAGTACTAATTCATTCGTAAAACCTCCTCCGCAGGAAGGACCGGCGGAGGAAAGTTTGATATTTGTTATCTATTTTGAATGGTCACGTTTTCAGTTTTCACATAAGAAGTATCAAACCACCATGCGCGAACTTCCATAGGGCGATCCGCTTTGTCAGGTGCTATGTTGAAATCTAATG from Leptospira selangorensis includes the following:
- the mgtA gene encoding magnesium-translocating P-type ATPase; the encoded protein is MESRKISPNYWTYTSEKMFSEIGSGQSGLDKSEARKRLGIYGKNSFGSGQKVAGIVLFLRQFANPITIILLFASALSWFLRDPTDGIIIQCIVLLSSVLGYWQEKSASDSLHSLLSMVRLNASTIRDNVESELDSQSLVPGDLIRLRVGDIIPADAYLINSDRLFLDEAAFTGETFPVEKTIGPLPEETALSKRSNLLYMGSHVVSGSGLALIYATGKNTQFGEIYKRLNERKPETDFEKGIRKFGNLLLEITLGLVLVILGINILLEKPILDSFLFALAIAVGLTPQLLPAIININLAKGAKQMSQKKVIVKRLNSIENFGSMDVLCSDKTGTLTEGVIQVHTSVDPNGNPNQDVLKFASINSNLQSGFQNPMDLAISKAWPISADTVPKSGELSYDFHRKRITIIAEIDGKRTAICKGACGPLLDICDRYIDPQGQIRPISKELESIQKVYETFSRDGYRMIGISIKEIQENDPVDYEIESEMVFLGFVAFSDSAKAGIQDTVRNLGDLGIRLKMITGDNRWIAGQVAKSVGISNTTILTGEELQSIGEEALRVKAEETDVFAEIEPNQKQRIILALKKAGHVVGYIGDGINDASALHSADVGISVDSAVDVAKEAADIVLLEKNLAVLLDGVKEGRITFANTLKYVFMATSANFGNMFSVAGASAFLSYLPLLPKQILLTNLLTDLPEMTIASDEVDKDWIIRPRKWDIKFIGRFMLMFGFLSSLFDYATFGLLLFGLGANETQFQTGWFIESVVSASLIVLVIRTKNVFYRSKPGKLLLGATLLCICFVFAIPYLPLAKTFGFDHLPLLFYGYLLGIIVLYIGSAEVAKFFFYKKEK